In Micromonospora purpureochromogenes, a single window of DNA contains:
- a CDS encoding RNA polymerase sigma factor, whose product MGPPGERDEDWFTRVYAADYGQVVKYGQRRLADLNAAAELAQEVFVIAWRRRREVPDRSLPWLYGVARRLLANEWRARRASPDVLPITDAGLLQKPGSSGADATVGVADVHAALTTLGDLDQEILRLVGWEELTVSEAAQVLGCTRTTAAVRLHRARRRLSDAMSYRSGSPAQQPVLASPRKAL is encoded by the coding sequence ATGGGTCCACCGGGAGAACGCGATGAGGATTGGTTCACCAGGGTCTACGCGGCCGACTACGGGCAGGTCGTCAAGTACGGCCAGCGTCGGCTTGCCGATCTGAACGCGGCGGCTGAACTCGCCCAGGAGGTGTTCGTCATCGCCTGGCGGCGCCGCCGCGAGGTTCCGGACCGCAGCCTGCCCTGGCTGTACGGGGTGGCTCGGCGCCTGCTCGCGAACGAATGGCGAGCTCGGAGAGCTTCGCCGGACGTACTACCGATTACCGACGCCGGCCTTTTGCAGAAGCCGGGATCGTCCGGCGCCGACGCGACCGTGGGCGTAGCCGATGTCCACGCCGCTCTGACCACCCTCGGCGACCTCGATCAGGAAATCCTCCGGCTGGTCGGCTGGGAGGAGTTGACGGTTTCCGAGGCCGCTCAGGTCCTCGGCTGTACCCGCACCACCGCCGCGGTGCGCTTGCACCGCGCCCGTAGACGCCTCAGCGACGCGATGTCGTACCGATCTGGATCACCGGCGCAGCAGCCGGTACTGGCTAGTCCTCGAAAGGCTCTGTGA
- a CDS encoding alpha/beta fold hydrolase — protein sequence MADAVVIPGAWFGPGAPLLMYAGDVAEQRGATVHRYSWSQEFPKPDQPEIESWVGGEIVPLIDTISGRPLLIGKSLGTNAAAIAAERSLPAVWLTPLLTLPWVADALGRATAPFLLVGGTADKLWDGDIARRLSPHVLEVEGADHGMYVPGPLTESIAVLSQVVVAVEEFLDAIGWPS from the coding sequence ATGGCTGACGCTGTCGTGATTCCCGGCGCCTGGTTCGGACCGGGCGCTCCCCTGCTGATGTATGCCGGCGATGTGGCGGAACAGCGGGGCGCAACGGTACATCGATACTCGTGGTCACAGGAGTTTCCGAAGCCCGATCAGCCAGAAATCGAGAGCTGGGTTGGCGGTGAGATCGTTCCACTGATCGACACCATTAGCGGTCGCCCACTGCTGATCGGCAAGTCGCTCGGCACGAACGCGGCAGCGATTGCCGCAGAAAGGTCCTTGCCCGCCGTGTGGCTCACGCCCTTGCTCACCCTGCCGTGGGTGGCTGATGCGTTGGGCCGCGCAACCGCGCCGTTCCTGCTCGTGGGTGGCACTGCCGACAAGCTGTGGGACGGTGACATCGCCCGCCGGCTGTCGCCACATGTGCTGGAGGTGGAAGGCGCGGACCACGGTATGTACGTACCCGGCCCGCTCACCGAATCGATCGCGGTGCTCAGTCAAGTCGTGGTCGCCGTGGAGGAGTTCCTCGACGCTATTGGCTGGCCGAGCTAG
- a CDS encoding CU044_5270 family protein produces the protein MFGEERTRTLLKPIDPARHSTIAPPRLSAHDLINRAAAITEPVAHRRRARPTRRLVLTAGTLAAAIGAAAIAQTIGTSSPDTSETAGPPGADPGVVLVPVAYGSAAREAGSQLRALASRLADAEYDNRTGRYMYHHTKTWGDPVMTSADGRHQVAFADETKVWQAADGTGEQVTSQLEPQYPDQESRDYWQRNLKPKAAAPAAAGPAGVPLPPLDLAPLPSERTRLTELLKARFGAGAVSKEVSTVYGRYVVPRRTRVEILRVLADVPGFRWRGQVTDRAGRKGVAITFDDRDHNAQSLLIFDSYTGELLAHERLTLSPVRISAYQVILETAWTDRLN, from the coding sequence ATGTTCGGAGAAGAGCGAACGCGTACCCTCCTCAAGCCGATCGACCCGGCCCGGCACAGCACCATCGCACCGCCCCGGCTGTCGGCACACGACCTGATCAACCGCGCAGCGGCAATCACCGAGCCGGTCGCCCATCGCCGTCGAGCACGCCCGACCCGCAGACTGGTGCTGACGGCCGGGACACTGGCCGCCGCGATCGGCGCCGCAGCAATCGCCCAGACGATCGGTACGTCCAGCCCGGACACCTCGGAGACCGCCGGTCCGCCCGGGGCGGATCCGGGGGTGGTGCTCGTGCCGGTGGCGTACGGCTCTGCCGCCCGTGAGGCGGGGAGCCAGCTGCGCGCGTTGGCGAGCAGGCTCGCCGACGCGGAGTACGACAACCGCACCGGCCGGTACATGTACCACCACACGAAGACGTGGGGCGACCCGGTGATGACGTCCGCCGACGGTCGCCACCAGGTCGCCTTCGCGGACGAGACCAAGGTCTGGCAGGCGGCCGACGGGACCGGTGAGCAGGTCACGAGCCAGCTTGAGCCGCAGTATCCGGACCAGGAGTCCCGGGACTACTGGCAGCGCAACCTCAAGCCCAAGGCTGCGGCACCCGCCGCAGCCGGGCCCGCCGGCGTGCCGCTGCCACCGTTGGATCTCGCGCCGCTGCCGTCGGAACGGACCCGGTTGACGGAGCTGCTCAAGGCCAGGTTCGGGGCCGGCGCGGTCAGCAAGGAGGTCAGCACGGTGTACGGGCGGTACGTCGTCCCGCGTCGGACCCGCGTCGAGATCTTGCGGGTCCTCGCCGACGTACCTGGGTTCCGGTGGCGGGGACAGGTGACCGATCGGGCCGGCCGGAAGGGTGTAGCCATCACCTTCGACGACCGCGACCACAACGCCCAGTCCCTGCTGATCTTCGACTCCTACACAGGGGAACTGCTCGCCCACGAGCGGCTGACCCTCTCGCCGGTACGGATCAGCGCGTACCAGGTGATCCTCGAAACTGCCTGGACCGATCGACTCAACTGA
- a CDS encoding LysR family transcriptional regulator produces MLERHEVETFLTLAEELHFGRTAERLRVTTGRISHVVKKLERRIGAPLFERTSRVVRLTPIGHRLADDLRPLVAGMEDAVRRAVEAGRGVTGELRVAFLGEWTAPVLLRAVNLFRERHPDCEVHVHEAQLANSRSSLVDGSIDVLIAAYPFDDMANGPALLSEGRVLAVAAGHPLAGAESVSLEVLADHPVVQYPAVTSAEFKRDRTPDRTPSGRPVPTGPVGNTFSEMLSLVAMGRGVLPVGEHTRRYYPRPDVAYVPIHDAPPIRRGPVWRETNTTERVREFVRAAADTAGRG; encoded by the coding sequence TTGCTGGAGCGGCACGAGGTTGAGACCTTCCTGACCCTCGCCGAGGAGCTGCACTTCGGGCGGACCGCCGAGCGGTTGCGGGTCACCACCGGGCGGATCAGCCACGTGGTGAAGAAGCTGGAACGGCGGATCGGCGCGCCGCTCTTCGAGCGCACCAGCCGGGTCGTCCGCCTCACCCCGATCGGCCACCGGCTCGCCGACGACCTGCGACCCTTGGTCGCCGGGATGGAGGACGCCGTACGGCGGGCCGTCGAGGCCGGGCGTGGCGTCACCGGCGAGCTGCGGGTCGCCTTCCTCGGCGAGTGGACGGCGCCGGTGCTGCTCCGCGCGGTCAACCTGTTCCGCGAGCGGCACCCCGACTGCGAGGTGCACGTCCACGAGGCCCAGCTGGCGAACTCCCGGTCCAGCCTGGTGGACGGCTCGATCGACGTGCTCATCGCCGCGTACCCGTTCGACGACATGGCCAACGGCCCGGCGCTGCTGTCGGAGGGCCGGGTGCTGGCGGTGGCGGCCGGGCATCCGCTGGCCGGCGCGGAGTCCGTCTCCCTGGAGGTGCTCGCCGACCACCCGGTGGTGCAGTACCCGGCGGTGACCTCGGCGGAGTTCAAACGTGACCGCACCCCGGACCGCACGCCGTCCGGACGCCCGGTGCCGACAGGACCGGTCGGCAACACATTTTCGGAGATGCTCTCGCTGGTCGCGATGGGCCGTGGCGTGCTGCCGGTCGGCGAGCACACCCGGCGGTACTACCCGCGCCCGGACGTCGCCTACGTGCCGATCCACGACGCGCCGCCCATCCGGCGGGGCCCGGTCTGGCGGGAGACCAACACCACCGAGCGGGTACGCGAGTTCGTCCGGGCCGCGGCGGACACCGCGGGCCGAGGGTGA
- a CDS encoding PadR family transcriptional regulator → MREPTFLILTALAGGPRHGYGIVQDVAVLSEQRVTLLPGTLYTALDRLTAEGLVEPDREETVDGRRRRYFRLTSDGHAALGAEASRLRQLATAAEARLRAFRPGTA, encoded by the coding sequence ATGCGTGAACCGACCTTCCTGATCCTCACCGCGCTCGCCGGCGGTCCACGGCACGGCTACGGCATCGTCCAGGACGTCGCCGTCCTCTCCGAGCAGCGGGTGACCCTGCTCCCCGGCACCCTCTACACCGCGCTGGACCGGCTCACCGCCGAGGGCCTGGTGGAGCCCGACCGGGAGGAGACCGTGGACGGTCGGCGGCGCCGTTACTTCCGACTCACCTCCGACGGGCACGCCGCCCTCGGCGCCGAGGCCAGCCGGCTGCGCCAGCTCGCCACCGCCGCCGAGGCCCGGCTGCGCGCGTTCCGCCCCGGCACCGCCTGA
- a CDS encoding VOC family protein, producing the protein MTTVRVTGFDHLVLTVADVERALAFYCGPLGLAPVRVDEWRAGTVPFPSVRVDAGTIIDLVHGRRGSANVDHFCLVVAPLDWHEVIAAGAFDVVEGPVGRFGAQGSATSLYVRDPDGNVVELRWYPHD; encoded by the coding sequence GTGACCACCGTACGGGTGACCGGCTTCGACCATCTGGTGCTCACCGTCGCCGACGTCGAGCGCGCCTTGGCGTTCTACTGCGGACCGCTCGGCCTGGCCCCGGTACGCGTCGACGAGTGGCGGGCCGGCACGGTGCCCTTCCCCTCGGTGCGCGTCGACGCCGGAACCATCATCGACCTGGTCCACGGTCGGCGGGGCTCGGCGAACGTCGACCACTTCTGTCTGGTGGTCGCGCCGCTCGACTGGCACGAGGTGATCGCCGCCGGTGCCTTCGACGTGGTGGAGGGGCCGGTGGGCCGGTTCGGCGCCCAGGGCTCGGCCACCTCGCTGTACGTCCGCGACCCGGACGGCAACGTCGTCGAGCTGCGCTGGTACCCGCACGATTGA
- a CDS encoding VOC family protein, giving the protein MSVFRTPQIVLFSADVPRAVAFYTRLGFTETFRVPTDGEPIHVDLTLDGYRIGIASVRSIQDDHGLDPVPDGQRAAVILWTDDTAAAWSRLIADGAPALAAPHPWLDRLLIAWTADPDGNPIQIVQHR; this is encoded by the coding sequence GTGTCGGTGTTCCGCACCCCGCAGATTGTTCTCTTCAGCGCCGACGTCCCGCGCGCCGTGGCGTTCTACACGCGGCTGGGCTTCACCGAGACCTTCCGGGTGCCGACCGACGGCGAGCCGATCCACGTCGACCTGACGCTCGACGGCTACCGGATCGGTATCGCGTCGGTCCGCTCCATCCAGGACGACCATGGTCTCGATCCGGTGCCCGATGGGCAGCGGGCCGCCGTGATCCTCTGGACCGACGACACCGCCGCCGCCTGGTCCCGGCTCATCGCCGACGGCGCTCCCGCCCTCGCCGCGCCGCACCCCTGGCTCGACCGCCTCCTGATCGCCTGGACCGCCGACCCGGACGGCAACCCGATCCAGATCGTCCAGCACCGCTGA
- a CDS encoding DUF1801 domain-containing protein, producing the protein MSTTTVTEYLAGLDEPLREVAARLRPVIEAALPGATGAIWHGHPVWGRGDRPGPDPVCLVKAYPSYLTFGLWHGQQVDDPSGRLLPGARSMASVKLRAADEVDPALFGDWLRQAYAREAA; encoded by the coding sequence ATGAGTACGACCACCGTCACCGAATACCTCGCCGGGCTCGACGAGCCACTGCGGGAGGTCGCCGCGAGGCTGCGGCCGGTCATAGAGGCGGCGCTGCCCGGCGCCACCGGCGCCATCTGGCACGGCCACCCGGTCTGGGGTCGCGGGGACCGGCCGGGACCGGACCCGGTCTGCCTGGTCAAGGCGTACCCGTCGTACCTGACCTTCGGGCTCTGGCACGGCCAGCAGGTCGACGACCCGTCGGGCCGGCTGCTGCCGGGCGCCCGGTCGATGGCGTCGGTGAAGCTGCGGGCCGCCGACGAGGTCGACCCGGCGCTGTTCGGCGACTGGCTGCGCCAGGCGTACGCCCGGGAGGCGGCGTGA
- a CDS encoding nucleotidyltransferase domain-containing protein has product MIEELTRRYLRAVDQALPGYVRQLYVVGSAALGAWQPGASDVDTVIMTSRPATAEDLAQLAKIHAEMPRSPHFDGVYLEPTLARSWPTDRRPVPFLVNGEFTTDKPCGELTPVLWLTLQRYGIPVRGPAVAELGVRVDPEQLRRYNLDNLRDYWQSTVATFPSEVAGVAPDTAVDGRIVPWFVLGPARLHYTLAHGDIISKAAAGAYLAQLFPEYADLAHRAVRWRAGEAERFTATDVVTAGNSVDAVADDAWRRFGH; this is encoded by the coding sequence GTGATCGAGGAGCTGACGCGCAGATATCTCCGAGCGGTCGATCAGGCACTGCCCGGCTACGTGCGACAGCTCTACGTCGTCGGGTCCGCCGCGCTCGGCGCCTGGCAGCCCGGCGCCAGCGACGTCGACACGGTGATCATGACATCGCGCCCGGCGACCGCCGAGGACCTGGCCCAGCTCGCGAAGATCCACGCTGAGATGCCTCGGTCACCCCACTTCGACGGGGTCTACCTCGAGCCCACGCTGGCGCGGTCCTGGCCGACCGACCGGCGGCCCGTGCCGTTCCTGGTCAACGGCGAGTTCACGACCGACAAGCCCTGCGGCGAGCTCACGCCGGTGCTGTGGCTGACCTTGCAGCGGTACGGCATCCCGGTCCGCGGCCCGGCCGTCGCAGAGCTGGGGGTACGAGTCGATCCGGAGCAGTTGCGCCGCTACAACCTCGACAACCTGCGTGACTACTGGCAGTCGACGGTGGCGACCTTCCCGTCAGAGGTGGCCGGCGTGGCCCCCGACACGGCGGTGGACGGCAGGATCGTCCCCTGGTTCGTGCTCGGACCTGCGCGGTTGCATTACACGCTGGCCCACGGTGACATCATCTCGAAGGCCGCCGCAGGCGCGTACCTCGCGCAGTTGTTCCCCGAGTACGCCGATCTCGCGCACCGAGCGGTCCGCTGGCGCGCGGGCGAAGCGGAACGGTTCACCGCCACAGACGTTGTCACCGCAGGCAACAGCGTCGACGCGGTGGCCGACGACGCCTGGCGTCGCTTCGGACACTGA
- a CDS encoding VOC family protein — MAAEVIDMVDRESVPRLCSVVLDCTDARSLAEFYRSLLGLVYRPGDEPPQAGHADERGRDWLVLRNPDGGPQLAFQQVDELPESTWPENRVPQQLHLDLTVASVEELQVQHERVMRLGGRLLYDRSDDPDEPLRVYADLAGHPFCIFVG, encoded by the coding sequence ATGGCGGCGGAGGTGATCGATATGGTCGACCGGGAAAGCGTGCCCAGGCTGTGTTCAGTGGTTCTCGACTGCACTGACGCCAGGTCCCTCGCGGAGTTCTACCGATCTCTGTTGGGCCTCGTCTACCGGCCTGGTGACGAGCCGCCGCAAGCGGGGCACGCGGATGAGCGTGGACGCGACTGGCTCGTGCTGAGGAATCCCGACGGCGGTCCCCAGCTGGCCTTCCAGCAGGTCGACGAGCTGCCGGAATCGACCTGGCCGGAGAACCGGGTGCCGCAGCAGCTGCACCTCGACCTGACCGTGGCGTCGGTCGAGGAGTTGCAGGTGCAGCACGAGCGCGTCATGCGCCTCGGTGGTCGGCTGCTGTACGACCGCAGCGACGACCCCGACGAGCCGCTCCGCGTCTACGCCGATCTGGCCGGTCACCCGTTCTGCATCTTCGTCGGCTAG
- a CDS encoding cytochrome b family protein, producing MASTGDPLARRYRRLLRCYPRAYRRERGDELVALLLDTAPPGRTRPRAREAVDLIRNGMRCRLGRPASSTVVAWAALAAVVCGLFSAALSARVAWETARPLSGRAETGAVFRTVLPDRTPDEITTPSTFFGYYTQPLTLQALDNLLLGDGGEYQQTATDAWAAGPPPAPPEQTVAVAQRRLGEAGWHLDQSAAETFDNCADKLCGSFVPVTYTTLDASRGDTLLTVTVNSRPEPESPYLSIALRRTTPPLVLPAAVAGGLLGALAGWLVFGWASRRTETPHPARAVVKVLLGATLFLWWVPVLVSVPALVNHHRAEPHPQWHPLWEWLGQPTFSLFFLVGSVSALLGIALATLPGRDADRVRTLVGG from the coding sequence ATGGCATCGACCGGCGACCCGCTCGCGCGCCGCTACCGCCGCCTGCTGCGCTGCTATCCACGCGCCTACCGGCGGGAGCGCGGCGACGAACTGGTCGCCCTGCTGCTCGACACCGCACCGCCCGGACGCACCAGGCCACGGGCGCGGGAGGCCGTCGACCTGATCCGGAACGGGATGCGCTGCCGGCTCGGTCGACCGGCCAGCAGCACGGTCGTCGCCTGGGCGGCGCTGGCCGCGGTCGTCTGCGGGCTCTTCAGCGCGGCACTGTCCGCCCGGGTCGCCTGGGAGACCGCCCGACCGCTGTCGGGCCGCGCCGAGACCGGTGCCGTCTTCCGGACCGTGCTGCCCGACCGCACACCGGACGAGATCACCACCCCGTCGACGTTCTTCGGGTACTACACCCAGCCGCTGACCCTGCAAGCGCTGGACAACCTGCTCCTCGGCGACGGCGGGGAGTACCAGCAGACCGCCACCGACGCGTGGGCCGCCGGCCCGCCACCCGCCCCGCCCGAGCAGACGGTCGCGGTCGCCCAGCGTCGGCTCGGGGAAGCCGGCTGGCACCTCGACCAGTCGGCGGCGGAGACCTTCGACAACTGCGCCGACAAGCTCTGCGGCTCCTTCGTGCCGGTCACCTACACCACCCTCGACGCCAGCCGCGGGGACACCCTCCTCACCGTCACGGTCAACTCGCGGCCGGAGCCCGAGTCCCCGTACCTGTCGATCGCCCTGCGCCGCACCACGCCGCCGCTGGTCCTCCCGGCCGCGGTCGCCGGCGGGCTGCTCGGCGCGCTGGCCGGCTGGCTGGTCTTCGGCTGGGCGAGCCGGCGCACCGAGACGCCCCACCCGGCCCGAGCGGTGGTGAAGGTCCTCCTCGGGGCGACGCTCTTCCTCTGGTGGGTGCCGGTCCTGGTGTCCGTGCCGGCGCTGGTGAACCACCACCGGGCCGAGCCGCACCCACAGTGGCACCCGCTCTGGGAGTGGCTGGGCCAGCCGACCTTCTCGCTGTTCTTCCTGGTCGGATCGGTGAGCGCGCTGCTCGGGATCGCCCTGGCCACCCTGCCCGGGCGGGACGCCGACCGGGTGCGGACCCTCGTTGGCGGCTGA
- a CDS encoding FUSC family protein → MAAQAGLAAGLAWFVADSVLDNEQPLFAPAVAIGVIAGAIGKRVRRSGELIAGVVVGALVGHWLIRLTGTGPARTGLVVALAISVAVLFRGGGAAMAQAGSTAVLLGLVTGGPDLAVPRTTSALVGGVAALAVALLILPLNPLRVVRRAAGPTADLFAGQLTAAARALAGRDLTRADEALRAFTAGKARRQQTAEMIGAAQEVAILSPWRRRRLGMIRRYQYAVEHFDNVYTSGREMMRWIVTTIRQGESVPASLPAAIEHLGAALRLLHRDFLAGREPEPTRARALQAIEEADEACAEGLEFSGNAVVAQLRAAVSELLQASGLPEAEADEQAGLTRHG, encoded by the coding sequence GTGGCGGCGCAGGCCGGCCTGGCGGCCGGCCTGGCGTGGTTCGTCGCGGACAGTGTCCTGGACAACGAGCAGCCGTTGTTCGCACCCGCCGTGGCGATCGGCGTGATAGCGGGAGCCATCGGTAAACGGGTCAGGCGATCGGGTGAACTCATCGCCGGGGTGGTGGTGGGGGCTCTCGTCGGGCACTGGCTGATCCGGCTCACCGGAACAGGGCCGGCGCGAACCGGTCTGGTCGTGGCGCTGGCCATCTCGGTGGCGGTCCTGTTCCGGGGCGGCGGCGCCGCCATGGCGCAGGCAGGAAGCACGGCCGTACTGCTGGGACTGGTGACAGGGGGACCGGATCTGGCGGTGCCGAGAACGACGAGCGCTCTGGTCGGTGGCGTCGCCGCACTCGCCGTGGCACTGCTGATCCTGCCGCTCAACCCGCTGCGTGTCGTGCGCCGCGCGGCCGGTCCCACGGCCGATCTGTTCGCCGGTCAACTCACCGCCGCGGCGCGGGCGCTGGCCGGCCGTGACCTCACGCGGGCCGATGAAGCCCTCCGCGCCTTCACCGCAGGCAAGGCACGAAGACAACAGACGGCGGAGATGATTGGCGCAGCGCAGGAGGTCGCCATCCTCTCACCCTGGCGCAGGCGACGGTTGGGCATGATTCGCCGGTATCAGTACGCTGTCGAACACTTCGACAACGTCTACACCAGCGGCCGCGAGATGATGCGGTGGATCGTGACGACCATCCGCCAAGGCGAGTCGGTGCCGGCCAGCCTCCCAGCCGCGATCGAGCACCTCGGCGCGGCGCTCAGGCTGCTGCATCGTGACTTCCTCGCCGGACGGGAGCCGGAGCCGACGCGCGCCCGAGCACTGCAGGCGATCGAGGAAGCCGACGAGGCATGCGCCGAAGGCCTGGAGTTCTCCGGGAACGCCGTCGTGGCACAGCTGCGCGCCGCCGTCAGCGAGCTGCTGCAGGCGTCCGGACTGCCGGAGGCCGAGGCCGACGAGCAGGCAGGTCTGACCAGGCACGGCTGA
- a CDS encoding NUDIX hydrolase, with amino-acid sequence MRVLDEIRALVESIAPLDELEAAHRAQCLDWLAATDDVFRRAKPRTPSPHLVAYFLLRDATDGGVLLVDHRNAGRWLPTGGHVEPGEHPAQTVRREVVEELGVPAVFAPEPGERPLFLTVTPTVGPPEDRHVDVSLWYVLAGRRDQPLTPDPGEFRAVRWWTPAEVAAADPATLDPHLPRMMIKLAG; translated from the coding sequence ATGCGGGTGCTGGACGAGATCCGGGCGCTGGTCGAGTCGATCGCACCGCTCGACGAGCTGGAGGCGGCGCACCGGGCGCAGTGCCTGGACTGGCTGGCGGCGACCGACGACGTCTTCCGGCGGGCGAAGCCCCGCACCCCGTCGCCGCACCTCGTCGCGTACTTCCTGCTGCGCGACGCCACCGACGGCGGCGTCCTGCTGGTCGACCACCGCAACGCCGGGCGGTGGCTACCCACCGGCGGCCACGTGGAGCCCGGCGAACATCCGGCGCAGACCGTACGCCGGGAGGTGGTCGAGGAGCTGGGTGTGCCGGCGGTCTTTGCGCCGGAGCCCGGTGAACGTCCGCTCTTCCTCACCGTCACGCCGACGGTCGGCCCGCCCGAGGACCGGCACGTCGACGTGAGCCTCTGGTACGTGCTGGCGGGCCGTCGGGACCAGCCGCTCACGCCCGACCCGGGGGAGTTCCGGGCCGTCCGGTGGTGGACACCCGCCGAGGTGGCCGCGGCGGACCCGGCCACCCTCGATCCGCACCTGCCCCGGATGATGATCAAACTGGCGGGCTGA
- a CDS encoding DUF885 domain-containing protein, whose protein sequence is MIEDFAGRLLRDVARLDPCAAVVEVGEQEVDGLTDYSPDGHQARADLAASALRELETLHGALPATSPLHAHLVERLRARIAFHDAGEDLRELHAAATGPLQLIRQSVEAAVPGRDAEGAAYEDGWARVGARQAAIPAALDGYARSLLLAAERGHLPARRQVELVTQRCRNWVDDDIALVERYGEGRQRASLQAAAQSAREAYQRLAAMLTADLAPQARSEEAFGPQRYALWVRTFLAIEPELRELYDWGWDEFSAIEAELGAEAKALGGSVPEVLAWLDSPDAPGTLHSRAAFGAWLQELLEATTEQLHGAHFDIPTPLRHIESRVTMSAGTGYTGPSQDLTRPGRVWWFLPEDQASFPTWYAYSTAYHEGVPGHHLQIGYEACQGGLGQRLNLLGGLSGCQEGWALYAERFMDELGLYEQPGARLGYLFMQLLRAARVVLDIGLHLRLPVPSGGGASWTPDAALQLLRDRCHQGPYASVELARYLGRPGQALTYKVGERVWLAGRSSFRGDRRAFHRRALELGSLGLDQLTGALTGCSDAGPGD, encoded by the coding sequence GTGATCGAGGACTTCGCCGGCCGGCTCCTGCGCGACGTGGCCCGCCTCGACCCATGCGCGGCAGTGGTCGAGGTCGGCGAGCAGGAGGTCGACGGGCTCACCGACTACAGTCCGGACGGCCACCAGGCCCGCGCCGATCTCGCCGCCTCCGCCCTGCGCGAGCTCGAGACCCTGCACGGGGCGCTGCCCGCGACGAGCCCGCTGCACGCTCACCTCGTCGAACGGCTGCGCGCCCGCATCGCCTTCCACGATGCCGGGGAGGACCTGCGCGAACTGCATGCGGCAGCCACCGGCCCGCTCCAGCTCATCCGCCAGTCCGTCGAGGCCGCGGTGCCCGGCCGCGACGCCGAGGGCGCAGCCTACGAGGATGGCTGGGCCCGTGTCGGCGCGCGCCAGGCCGCGATCCCCGCGGCCCTGGACGGGTATGCCCGCAGCCTCCTGCTCGCCGCCGAGCGCGGTCACCTGCCGGCGCGGCGCCAGGTGGAGCTCGTGACGCAGCGCTGCCGCAATTGGGTCGACGATGACATCGCCTTGGTGGAGCGTTACGGCGAGGGGCGGCAGCGGGCGTCGTTGCAGGCAGCGGCGCAGAGCGCGCGGGAGGCGTACCAGAGACTGGCCGCGATGCTGACCGCGGACCTGGCACCGCAGGCGCGCAGCGAGGAGGCTTTCGGGCCGCAGCGGTACGCACTCTGGGTGCGGACCTTCCTCGCTATCGAGCCGGAGTTGCGCGAGCTCTACGACTGGGGCTGGGACGAGTTCAGCGCGATCGAGGCGGAGCTGGGCGCGGAAGCGAAGGCCCTGGGCGGGAGTGTGCCCGAGGTGCTCGCCTGGCTCGACAGCCCCGACGCGCCAGGCACCCTGCATAGCCGGGCCGCGTTCGGTGCGTGGCTGCAGGAGCTGCTGGAGGCCACCACCGAGCAGCTGCACGGCGCGCACTTCGACATCCCCACGCCGCTGCGGCACATCGAGTCCCGGGTGACCATGTCGGCCGGCACCGGCTACACCGGGCCGTCGCAGGACCTGACGCGGCCAGGCCGTGTCTGGTGGTTCCTCCCCGAGGACCAGGCGAGCTTCCCCACCTGGTACGCCTACAGCACCGCGTACCACGAGGGCGTTCCCGGCCACCACCTCCAGATCGGCTACGAGGCCTGCCAGGGCGGCCTCGGGCAGCGGCTGAACCTGCTCGGCGGGCTCTCCGGCTGCCAGGAGGGCTGGGCCTTGTACGCCGAGCGGTTCATGGACGAGCTCGGGCTCTACGAGCAGCCGGGTGCACGATTGGGGTACCTGTTCATGCAGCTGCTGCGGGCGGCGCGGGTCGTGCTCGACATCGGCCTGCACCTGCGGCTGCCGGTGCCGTCCGGTGGCGGCGCATCGTGGACGCCGGATGCCGCGCTGCAGCTGCTGCGGGACCGCTGTCATCAAGGGCCGTACGCGTCCGTGGAGCTAGCGCGTTATCTGGGCAGGCCAGGGCAGGCGCTAACCTACAAGGTAGGTGAGCGGGTGTGGCTGGCAGGCCGCTCATCCTTCCGCGGCGACCGGCGAGCATTCCACCGTCGGGCGCTGGAACTTGGCTCGCTGGGACTGGACCAGCTGACGGGGGCGCTGACCGGATGCAGCGATGCGGGACCAGGTGACTAG